GTAAGCAGAACTGTGAAGTGAAGCCGAAGTTTCTTTGCAACTTGTCTACGTTAACGTGGGAAACGGAAACACTGctaaaataaaccaaataaattataGCAATTTTGTATGAAAGGATTGACTTGGCGGGAGAAATTAATTACGAGCACGCTTGCCCAGGGGAATGTTTGGGGGTCCCTCGTAAGACTAAAGATGGATGGATTTACCgtatttttctcatatttccATACAAAAGCAATTTCGAGTAATGATTATGGAAAATGGGTTTGCTTTAAAAATGACCAACTGTCTAGCAGAGATTAGGTCAGCGCTTCTTAGTTGGGGCAGGTAACTAGTTTTTTAAGCTCAATTTGCTTCCTTTATTATCTGCTGGCGTCCTTCGTTTTCAAATTAGATAACGGTCTTCATTTGAACTCTTTTAAGCACTGGGTCCAAATTATACCATATGTTCACATAAACATCCCCAGATGATGTCTGGTTCAATATTAGCACCAGGAATTGCTTTCATGGTGCTGGAATATTGATAACAAAGAACCAAAGAAACCAACTAATTAGTATTTTGTGCTGTGATTGTAACTGTAATGTAACTAATTgagtaaatatttttgttaacaaAGTCCCATATCAACTGTTCACTGCATAGCTTAGAAAATCCACACAACAACTTGTGATAGAAGATTAAATGAACAATGGCCATGTTGCCCTCAGAAAAACCAGGCGTTATATTCACCTATTCTTCCGTCTTCACAACACAAAGTATCGATCCATAAATAAAAACCACCATTGAAGCCAACCCTAAATAAGCTTCATTGTTCAAATGGTAAAAACAAGaatatgaaacaaataaaaataaaactcatatGTATCTTCCTGTTAGTACTTCTAAACAGCTTTAAACAACCATACCATGTGAAAATTAAGCATAAGAAAAATTAAGGGAGAGgaaattcttaatttctttACCACGGTCCTCCACCTAACATCCCGTTCCAATATCCTGTTGAACCGCCTTGTCCTTTATTCTGATCAACTTCAGTTGTGCTAGAAAGTTGTTTTAAATCACTAAACGGAAAGAAGTTGAGTCTCCCACCAGTATTCTCTTGATCCCCATGGACACTTCCGTACCTATTTCCGAGCCCATCAATGGAAAAACTAAGTGTTGGTTTGATATCTTGCAAAGCAAACCCAGATGGAAAAAGCGTATTTGAATCAGCTGGTATGGGTGTTGGGATAAAAGAATCTAAACCCCTTGAAGAAATTCCGGTTCTGAGCAGGTCTAGAGCTGAAAGAGAAGATGAGGTAGCATAGGAAGAAGCCAAGGAGGAGGAGTTATGCTGCTGATTGTTGTTGGTGTTGTTGTTGCTTTCAGTTTTGGGTACTTCAACATATTGAGACATATCATGAGTCTCATGCATAACTTGGAAAGCCAGATTAAGATCCTGACCTTTATGAGTCGTCTTAGGGTTTTGAGAATTAGAAAAGTGAGAAATGTTTGGTGGGTTAAGATCTGGAAGCTTGCTTGAAAccgatgatgaagaagaagatgttgaAGAAGATATAAATCTCTTATTCTTTCTT
This sequence is a window from Mangifera indica cultivar Alphonso chromosome 5, CATAS_Mindica_2.1, whole genome shotgun sequence. Protein-coding genes within it:
- the LOC123215869 gene encoding dof zinc finger protein DOF2.5-like isoform X3; protein product: MEELVSKPILERKARPQEQLNCPRCNSTNTKFCYYNNYSLTQPRYFCKTCRRYWTEGGSLRNVPVGGGSRKNKRFISSSTSSSSSSVSSKLPDLNPPNISHFSNSQNPKTTHKGQDLNLAFQVMHETHDMSQYVEVPKTESNNNTNNNQQHNSSSLASSYATSSSLSALDLLRTGISSRGLDSFIPTPIPADSNTLFPSGFALQDIKPTLSFSIDGLGNRYGSVHGDQENTGGRLNFFPFSDLKQLSSTTEVDQNKGQGGSTGYWNGMLGGGPW
- the LOC123215869 gene encoding dof zinc finger protein DOF2.5-like isoform X1; this encodes MDATKWPQNFSDIGLAKPMEELVSKPILERKARPQEQLNCPRCNSTNTKFCYYNNYSLTQPRYFCKTCRRYWTEGGSLRNVPVGGGSRKNKRFISSSTSSSSSSVSSKLPDLNPPNISHFSNSQNPKTTHKGQDLNLAFQVMHETHDMSQYVEVPKTESNNNTNNNQQHNSSSLASSYATSSSLSALDLLRTGISSRGLDSFIPTPIPADSNTLFPSGFALQDIKPTLSFSIDGLGNRYGSVHGDQENTGGRLNFFPFSDLKQLSSTTEVDQNKGQGGSTGYWNGMLGGGPW
- the LOC123215869 gene encoding dof zinc finger protein DOF2.5-like isoform X2, whose amino-acid sequence is MAADIGLAKPMEELVSKPILERKARPQEQLNCPRCNSTNTKFCYYNNYSLTQPRYFCKTCRRYWTEGGSLRNVPVGGGSRKNKRFISSSTSSSSSSVSSKLPDLNPPNISHFSNSQNPKTTHKGQDLNLAFQVMHETHDMSQYVEVPKTESNNNTNNNQQHNSSSLASSYATSSSLSALDLLRTGISSRGLDSFIPTPIPADSNTLFPSGFALQDIKPTLSFSIDGLGNRYGSVHGDQENTGGRLNFFPFSDLKQLSSTTEVDQNKGQGGSTGYWNGMLGGGPW